A genomic segment from Bradyrhizobium diazoefficiens USDA 110 encodes:
- the dapA gene encoding 4-hydroxy-tetrahydrodipicolinate synthase gives MFTPPAAWFTGFIPDLPTPFDAADTIDLKAFTALCERQIAAGVPAIVVCETAGEAPTLSPAEQELVIRAAVDVARGRVRIIAGAMSNATSQAIALARCAEAAGADAVMAVVPAYNKPMQEGMLAHFRAIAGATGLPVILHDIPSRTLRPLADETLVRLVESRQFVGLRDGSCDIARPMRLARLLPAGFRLLSGDDVTAFGYIASGGDGAISEVSNIAPDLCRMIFSQVRQGRLQSARYLHRRLIPLITCLSKDSPAALKSALSVLGLMSPATRLPIVPLDAAAQREVIRAFAAIADEELIDRVGA, from the coding sequence ATGTTCACTCCTCCTGCTGCCTGGTTCACGGGCTTCATTCCAGACCTGCCGACGCCGTTCGACGCGGCTGACACAATCGATCTCAAGGCGTTCACCGCGCTCTGCGAGCGCCAGATCGCGGCTGGCGTCCCCGCGATCGTGGTCTGCGAGACGGCCGGCGAGGCGCCGACGCTCTCCCCGGCCGAGCAGGAGCTCGTCATTCGCGCCGCGGTGGACGTCGCCCGCGGCCGGGTGCGGATCATCGCCGGCGCGATGTCGAACGCGACCAGCCAGGCCATCGCGCTCGCGCGGTGCGCGGAGGCCGCCGGCGCCGATGCCGTGATGGCGGTGGTGCCGGCCTACAACAAGCCGATGCAGGAGGGGATGCTCGCGCATTTCCGGGCCATCGCCGGTGCAACCGGCTTGCCCGTGATCCTGCACGATATTCCCTCCCGCACGCTGCGCCCGCTCGCCGACGAGACGCTGGTGCGTCTCGTCGAATCCCGCCAGTTCGTCGGCCTGCGCGATGGAAGCTGCGACATCGCCCGACCGATGCGCCTCGCCCGGTTGCTCCCGGCCGGCTTTCGCCTGCTCTCCGGCGACGACGTCACCGCGTTCGGCTACATCGCAAGCGGCGGCGACGGCGCCATCTCGGAAGTCTCCAACATCGCCCCCGATCTGTGCCGCATGATCTTCTCGCAGGTCAGGCAAGGCCGCTTGCAATCGGCACGCTACCTGCACAGGCGCCTCATCCCGCTCATCACATGCCTCTCCAAGGACAGCCCGGCGGCGCTCAAGAGCGCGCTGAGCGTGCTCGGCCTGATGTCACCGGCGACGAGGCTGCCGATCGTGCCGCTGGACGCGGCCGCGCAGCGGGAGGTGATACGCGCCTTCGCCGCGATCGCCGACGAGGAGCTGATCGACCGCGTCGGCGCCTGA